Below is a genomic region from Ferribacterium limneticum.
GGCCGCGCGACTACAGCGCCATCGAAGTCGGCATGATGCGCGACCTTGGTTACACGGTGGTCGCGGTGCCGGAGCCTGAAACCTATGCCATGCTGCTGGCCGGCCTCGGCCTGATTGGCTTTATCGCACGGCGCCGCCGCGCGGCCTGATACGCTACGCTCCACTATGCGGGGATCGCGGCAACGCGATCCCCTTTTTTCATTCCTCCAGGAGCAAAAGCATGCCAATCCGACTGAAACCTCTGGTCACCAGCCTGCTGCTAGGAATGTCCTGCCTGACCGGGAGCAATTCGATGGCAATGGAAAGCACCACCACCGCTGGCCTGCCGCAGACCTACCGGCTCGAAGAGGTCAGCGTTCGCCTGACGCGCCAGCCGGGCAGGCCGAACTTTCCGTTACAGCGCATCAGCCTGACCGGCAAGGGAAGCGCGACGCTGGAACGGGATGGCCAGAGCCAGCCCTTCCATTACACTGCGCAAGATCTGCTAGGCGTCCTCAACGAACTCTACCGAATCCGCTTCTTCGACCTGGCCAAGAACTACAGCACCCGCCATTCGGTGTCGCTCAAGGATGACGGCACGGTCATCACCGGCCACTTGCGCCTGCAGGATGCCTCGAGCACCACAGTCTGTTTCGCCGTCGCAGCCTATGAAAAGTGTGTCACCTACACGACGGAAGGCCCTTACGAGCTGGAAAAACTGACGCAGCGCGTCTTCGCTCAAGCCGAGCAGTTGGCAGGCAAAACACTGCCGCAAAAATAACGGCCAAATTGTCAGCCTGGTTGATTCGCTGCGCCGAGGGTTGGCCATGAAAGCGCTGAACAAATCGGTTTGAAGGACAAGGCGAAAATCGGAGAGCACATTTTCTGCTGCAATTTAAATCGGGGTCTGTCGCGAGTGCTCTCGATTTTTTGCCATTTTTCCCGGTTGACCGTAGCAATCACGCCGGGCGCGCCCCTAGCAAGGCCATCCGCAGGTCGCTGATGATCGATTCGTAGCGATGCGGATCGCCGTCCTTTCCAGCGCCGTAGACGGCTGAACCGGCGACGAAGGCGTCGACGCCGGCGCGGGCTATTTCGGCGATGTTGGCGGTGTTGACGCCACCGTCGATTTCGAGGCGGATGCGCCGGCCGGTTTCCTGTTCATAAGCATCGAGTTTGGCCCGCGCCAGTTTCGCCTTGGCCAGCGTGCCGGGGATGAATTTCTGGCCGCCGAAGCCGGGGTTGACGCTCATGAGCAGGATGACGTCGATCTTGTCGAGGACGTAATCCATGTAATCCAGCGGCGTGCCCGGGTTGAAGACCAGGCCGCTTTGACAGCCGGCATCGCGGATCAGCGACAGGCTGCGGTCGACGTGGTCGGAGGCTTCCGGGTGGAAGGTGATGATGTTGGCGCCGGCCTTGGCGAAGTCGGGGATGATGCGGTCGACGGGTTTGACCATCAAATGCACGTCGATTGGCGCCGTGGTACATGGCCTGATGGCCTGGCAAACCAGCGGGCCGATGGTCAGGTTGGGGACGTAATGGTTGTCCATCACGTCGAAGTGAATCCAGTCGGCGCCGGAGGCGATGACGTTGCTGACCTCTTCACCGAGCTTGGCGAAATTGGCGGAGAGGATGCTTGGGGCGATGACGAAATCTGGCTGGCGCATGGTGCCTCCGAAAAAAAGGCGGCCCCGGACTGCGGGGCCGCAAACGCAAGGTACAGCAGAGTGATGCTCGGTTTGGTCAGCGGTAGGCGGCAGCCATTTTTTCCAGTGACACGGGTTTGATGCGGCTGGCCTGACCGGCGCAGCCAAAGGCGTCGAAACGCAATTTGCAGATGTCGCGCGCCGCCGCGACGGCGGCTTTGAAGAAGGCGCGCGGATCGAATTCCTCCGGCTTTTCGGCCATCGCCTTGCGCATCGCGCCGGTCATGGCGAGACGGATATCGGTGTCGATATTGACCTTGCGCACGCCGTGGCGGATGCCTTCGACGATCTCTTCTACCGGCACGCCGTAGGTTTCCTTCATCGCACCGCCGTACTGGCGGATCACCGCCAGCCATTCCTGCGGCACGCTGGACGAACCGTGCATGACCAGATGGGTGTTCGGGATGCGGGCGTGGATGGCCTTGATGCGGTCGATGGCGAGTATTTCACCGGTCGGCGGCCGGGTGAATTTGTAGGCGCCGTGGCTGGTGCCGATAGCGATGGCCAGTGCGTCGACGCTGGTCTTGGTGACAAAGTCGGCGGCCTCTTCCGGATCGGTCAGCATTTGCGAATGATCGAGCTTGCCGGCCGCACCGATGCCGTCTTCCTCACCGGCCTCGCCGGTTTCCAGCGAGCCGAGGCAGCCGAGTTCGCCTTCGACCGAGACGCCGATGGCGTGGGCCATCTCGACCACTTTACGAGTCACCAGAACGTTGTAGGCGTAGTTGGCCGGCGTCTTGCCGTCGGGGCCCAGCGAACCATCCATCATCACGCTGGAGAAGCCGCTGCGCATCGACTGCTGGCAGACGGCCGGCGAGGTGCCGTGGTCCTGATGCAGGCAGACGGGGATGTCCGGGTACTGCTCGATGGCGGCTTCGACAAGCTTGCGCAGGAAGGGCTCGCCGGCGTATTTGCGCGCGCCCGCCGAGGCCTGCAGGATGACCGGGGAATCGCAGGCTTCGGCGGCCTGCATGATGGCCTGGATCTGCTCCATGTTATTGACGTTGAAGGCGGGTAGACCGTAGCTGTGCTCGGCCGCGTGGTCGAGTAACTGACGCAGGGAAATCAGGGCCATGGCGTGTCCTTTCAGTGCGAAATGTGGCGCACAAGGCGCAGCAGGTTGCAGGTGTAGCCGTACTCGTTGTCGTACCAGGCAACGACCTTGACGAAAGTCGGGTCGAGCGCAATGCCGGCGCCGGCATCGAAGATCGAGGGCAGACGGCAGCCGCGGAAGTCTGTGGAGACGACGCTGTCGCTGGTATAGCCGAGCACGCCCTTGAGCGGGCCGGATTCCGCGGCGGCCTTCATGGCGGCGCAGATTTCGTCGTAGCTGGCGGGACATTCCAGCTCGACGGTCAGGTCGACCACCGAGACATCGGAGGTCGGCACCCGGAAGGCCATGCCGGTCAGCTTCTTGTTGAGCGCTGGGATGACCTTGCCGACGGCCTTGGCGGCGCCGGTCGAGGACGGGATAATGTTCTCAAGAATGCCGCGCCCGCCGCGCCAGTCCTTGCCTGATGGGCCGTCGACGGTCTTTTGCGTGGCGGTGGCGGCATGCACCGTGCTCATCAGGCCGCGCTTGATGCCGAAGTTGTCGTTGAGCACCTTGGCCACCGGGGCCAGGCCGTTGGTCGTGCAGGAAGCGGCCGAAACGATGTCCTCGCCGGCGTAGGTATGGTGAT
It encodes:
- the gap gene encoding type I glyceraldehyde-3-phosphate dehydrogenase → MPIRVAINGFGRIGRMAFRAIAKEAEFVDIEVVAINDLLEPDYLAYMLKYDSVHGNFDGDVAVDGNDLLVDGRRIRLSAERHPEQLNWGEVKADVVIEATGHFLNHEGCARHLQAGARKVVQSAPAKDATPMFVYGVNHHTYAGEDIVSAASCTTNGLAPVAKVLNDNFGIKRGLMSTVHAATATQKTVDGPSGKDWRGGRGILENIIPSSTGAAKAVGKVIPALNKKLTGMAFRVPTSDVSVVDLTVELECPASYDEICAAMKAAAESGPLKGVLGYTSDSVVSTDFRGCRLPSIFDAGAGIALDPTFVKVVAWYDNEYGYTCNLLRLVRHISH
- the rpe gene encoding ribulose-phosphate 3-epimerase encodes the protein MRQPDFVIAPSILSANFAKLGEEVSNVIASGADWIHFDVMDNHYVPNLTIGPLVCQAIRPCTTAPIDVHLMVKPVDRIIPDFAKAGANIITFHPEASDHVDRSLSLIRDAGCQSGLVFNPGTPLDYMDYVLDKIDVILLMSVNPGFGGQKFIPGTLAKAKLARAKLDAYEQETGRRIRLEIDGGVNTANIAEIARAGVDAFVAGSAVYGAGKDGDPHRYESIISDLRMALLGARPA
- the fba gene encoding class II fructose-bisphosphate aldolase (catalyzes the reversible aldol condensation of dihydroxyacetonephosphate and glyceraldehyde 3-phosphate in the Calvin cycle, glycolysis, and/or gluconeogenesis); translation: MALISLRQLLDHAAEHSYGLPAFNVNNMEQIQAIMQAAEACDSPVILQASAGARKYAGEPFLRKLVEAAIEQYPDIPVCLHQDHGTSPAVCQQSMRSGFSSVMMDGSLGPDGKTPANYAYNVLVTRKVVEMAHAIGVSVEGELGCLGSLETGEAGEEDGIGAAGKLDHSQMLTDPEEAADFVTKTSVDALAIAIGTSHGAYKFTRPPTGEILAIDRIKAIHARIPNTHLVMHGSSSVPQEWLAVIRQYGGAMKETYGVPVEEIVEGIRHGVRKVNIDTDIRLAMTGAMRKAMAEKPEEFDPRAFFKAAVAAARDICKLRFDAFGCAGQASRIKPVSLEKMAAAYR